In Panicum virgatum strain AP13 chromosome 4N, P.virgatum_v5, whole genome shotgun sequence, a single window of DNA contains:
- the LOC120670038 gene encoding transcription factor PHYTOCHROME INTERACTING FACTOR-LIKE 15-like isoform X1 gives MDEQGFGGFGGGRGAVRGQGREAMALLQHQHHHQRRRQLEVEEEEEEEARRQMFAGVAAFPAAALGLGHEADYGEEAGGLGDSDAGGSEPEPARQRGGSGSKRSRAAEVHNLSEKRRRSKINEKMKALQSLIPNSNKTDKASMLDEAIEYLKQLQLQVQMLSMRNGVYLNPPYLSGALEPAQASQMFAALGGGNITASSTGAVMPPVNQSSGTHQAFDPLNPPQNQPLSFLLPSVPDKTIPERQFHLEPSQSHLQTFRMPESSEMMLRGEIMAKHQLTSAQERVGLPGNDMKPIRQESSIVHADHFDGCSRSKE, from the exons ATGGACGAGCAGGGGTTCGGCGGCTTCGGCGGGGGCCGCGGGGCGGTGCGGGGCCAGGGGCGGGAGGCGATGGCGCTCCTGCAGCatcagcaccaccaccagcggcggcggcagctggaggtcgaggaggaggaggaggaggaggcgcggcgccaGATGTTCGCCGGGGTGGCGGcgttcccggcggcggcgctggggctgGGCCACGAGGCGGACTACGGAGAGGAGGCGGGCGGGCTCGGGGACAGCGACGCGGGCGGGTCGGAGCCCGAGCCGGCGCGGCAGCGCGGGGGGTCCGGCAGCAagcggagccgcgccgccgaggtGCACAACCTCTCCGAGAAG aggaggaggagcaagatcaacgagaagatgaaggcgCTGCAGAGCCTGATACCGAACTCCAACAAG ACTGACAAGGCGTCCATGCTTGACGAGGCCATTGAGTACCTGAAGCAGCTGCAGCTCCAAGTGCAG ATGCTGTCTATGAGAAATGGTGTTTACTTGAACCCACCATATTTATCTGGTGCACTTGAACCTGCGCAAGCATCACAGATGTTTGCTGCACTTGGTGGGGGCAACATCACAGCGTCAAGCACTGGGGCAGTGATGCCACCTGTAAACCAAAGTTCAGGAACTCATCAGGCATTTGACCCATTAAATCCTCCACAAAATCAGCCATTATCTTTTCTCTTACCAAGTGTTCCTGACAAAACAATTCCAGAACGTCAATTTCACTTGGAACCATCACAGTCCCACCTTCAAACATTTCGGATGCCTGAATCTTCTGAG ATGATGCTTCGGGGGGAGATAATGGCAAAGCATCAGCTAACTTCAGCTCAAGAAAGAGTTGGTCTGCCTG GAAATGATATGAAGCCCATCAGGCAAGAATCATCGATTGTACACGCTGATCATTTTGATGGTTGCTCACGTAGCAAAGAGTGA
- the LOC120670038 gene encoding transcription factor SPATULA-like isoform X2, with translation MDEQGFGGFGGGRGAVRGQGREAMALLQHQHHHQRRRQLEVEEEEEEEARRQMFAGVAAFPAAALGLGHEADYGEEAGGLGDSDAGGSEPEPARQRGGSGSKRSRAAEVHNLSEKRRRSKINEKMKALQSLIPNSNKTDKASMLDEAIEYLKQLQLQVQMLSMRNGVYLNPPYLSGALEPAQASQMFAALGGGNITASSTGAVMPPVNQKRQFHLEPSQSHLQTFRMPESSEMMLRGEIMAKHQLTSAQERVGLPGNDMKPIRQESSIVHADHFDGCSRSKE, from the exons ATGGACGAGCAGGGGTTCGGCGGCTTCGGCGGGGGCCGCGGGGCGGTGCGGGGCCAGGGGCGGGAGGCGATGGCGCTCCTGCAGCatcagcaccaccaccagcggcggcggcagctggaggtcgaggaggaggaggaggaggaggcgcggcgccaGATGTTCGCCGGGGTGGCGGcgttcccggcggcggcgctggggctgGGCCACGAGGCGGACTACGGAGAGGAGGCGGGCGGGCTCGGGGACAGCGACGCGGGCGGGTCGGAGCCCGAGCCGGCGCGGCAGCGCGGGGGGTCCGGCAGCAagcggagccgcgccgccgaggtGCACAACCTCTCCGAGAAG aggaggaggagcaagatcaacgagaagatgaaggcgCTGCAGAGCCTGATACCGAACTCCAACAAG ACTGACAAGGCGTCCATGCTTGACGAGGCCATTGAGTACCTGAAGCAGCTGCAGCTCCAAGTGCAG ATGCTGTCTATGAGAAATGGTGTTTACTTGAACCCACCATATTTATCTGGTGCACTTGAACCTGCGCAAGCATCACAGATGTTTGCTGCACTTGGTGGGGGCAACATCACAGCGTCAAGCACTGGGGCAGTGATGCCACCTGTAAACCAAA AACGTCAATTTCACTTGGAACCATCACAGTCCCACCTTCAAACATTTCGGATGCCTGAATCTTCTGAG ATGATGCTTCGGGGGGAGATAATGGCAAAGCATCAGCTAACTTCAGCTCAAGAAAGAGTTGGTCTGCCTG GAAATGATATGAAGCCCATCAGGCAAGAATCATCGATTGTACACGCTGATCATTTTGATGGTTGCTCACGTAGCAAAGAGTGA
- the LOC120670037 gene encoding protein ALP1-like, translated as MTPPPLLLTAHSAAALLLLLGPDARARKRRRRGEADPDPDADPAPAPQQAAPAPREQEPPAPAPLNLPLPPTSPDHYPLAFRVSAPTFHFLSGLLDPLLSDPALPPAPVLLALALARLASGLPYPALAALFRVPPAAPRAASRRLRRVLLANFRFWLAFPSDPSSAYSAPLPSCRGALCCARFAGPAGPLAVQLVAGASSRVLSLAAGFRGDRADLEVLRLSSLYQEVEQGRVLEPAQYLVGDGGGYPLLPWLMVPFRGPVVPGSPEAAFNAAHRAVCRPVRRAVRSLMGWGAIARLHEEESPRAAVACIGTCAMLHNVLLTREDYSALAPDETESESDLGGVLSQGEDAGAGSEGFEVDGRALVLRSALAATMRDLRAPD; from the coding sequence atgacgccgccgcccctcctcctcaccgcccactccgccgccgcgctcctcctcctcctcggccccgACGCCCGCGCGCGCAAGCGCAggcgccgcggcgaggccgACCCCGACCCGGACGCCGACCCCGCCCCAGCCCCGCAGCAGGCGGCACCCGCGCCCCGGGAGCaggagccgccggcgccggcgcccctgaacctgccgctgccgcccacgAGCCCGGACCACTACCCGCTCGCGTTCCGGGTCTCGGCGCCCACCTTCCACTTCCTCTCGGGCCTGCTCGACCCGCTCCTCTCCGACCCCGCCCTCCCGCCGGCCCCGGTGctcctcgcgctcgcgctcgcgcgcCTCGCGTCGGGCCTGCCCTACCCGGCGCTCGCGGCGCTCTTCCGCGtcccgcccgccgccccgcgcgccgcctcccgccgcctccgccgcgtgcTCCTCGCCAACTTCCGCTTCTGGCTCGCCTTCCCCTCCGACCCCAGCAGCGCCTACTCCGCGCCGCTCCCCTCCTGCCGCGGCGCGCTCTGCTGCGCGCGCttcgccggcccggccggcccgcTCGCCGTGCAGCTCGTGGCGGGCGCCTCCTCCCGTgtcctctccctcgccgccggcttccGCGGCGACCGCGCGGACCTCGAGGTGCTCAGGCTCTCGTCCTTGTACCAGGAGGTCGAGCAGGGGAGGGTGCTTGAGCCCGCGCAGTATCTGGTTGGAGATGGGGGCGGGTACCCGCTGCTGCCCTGGCTCATGGTGCCGTTCCGGGGGCCGGTGGTGCCTGGCTCCCCAGAAGCGGCGTTCAACGCTGCACACAGGGCAGTGTGCCGTCCGGTGAGGCGTGCTGTCCGGAGCTTGATGGGGTGGGGAGCCATTGCTCGGCTCCACGAGGAGGAGAGCCCTCGTGCAGCAGTGGCGTGCATTGGGACGTGCGCAATGCTTCACAATGTGTTGCTGACTAGGGAAGATTACTCTGCATTGGCACCGGATGAGACGGAGTCGGAGAGTGATTTGGGGGGAGTGCTGAGCCAGGGAGAAGACGCTGGTGCTGGATCAGAAGGATTCGAGGTTGATGGGCGTGCATTGGTGTTGCGGAGTGCATTGGCAGCAACGATGAGGGACCTACGAGCGCCTGACTAG